From Halanaerobiaceae bacterium ANBcell28, one genomic window encodes:
- the panB gene encoding 3-methyl-2-oxobutanoate hydroxymethyltransferase — MKRKSIKDIQSLKEEGKKISMITAYDYYSAKFVDQLGTDMILVGDSLGMVIQGKDDTLSVTLDDMLYHTSIVSRVSDKALIVADLPFMTYQISVEQAMNNAARLIQEAGAGAVKMEGGKSIIPQVKAIVEAGIPVMGHLGLTPQSINQLGDYKVQAKSKEAALRLIEDARLLEEAGVFALVLETIPMEIARIVSKELKIPVIGIGAGPYCDGQVLVFHDLLGFDDQFKPKFLRKYNNLGHEIKQSLTSYLNDLDNNTFPDDSESYHLNQDVYQEIKKELSFDEDS; from the coding sequence ATGAAAAGAAAAAGCATTAAAGATATACAAAGTTTAAAAGAAGAGGGCAAGAAAATATCCATGATTACAGCCTATGACTATTATTCAGCAAAATTTGTAGATCAGCTTGGTACTGACATGATTCTAGTTGGTGATTCACTGGGAATGGTAATACAGGGCAAAGATGATACTCTCAGTGTCACACTTGATGATATGCTTTATCATACTTCTATAGTCAGTAGAGTGAGTGATAAGGCTTTAATAGTAGCTGATTTGCCTTTTATGACATATCAGATCAGTGTTGAGCAGGCAATGAATAATGCAGCCAGATTGATTCAGGAAGCAGGAGCAGGTGCTGTGAAAATGGAGGGTGGCAAAAGTATTATCCCCCAGGTGAAAGCAATTGTTGAAGCAGGTATTCCTGTCATGGGGCATCTAGGCCTTACCCCTCAGTCTATTAATCAACTGGGAGATTATAAGGTGCAGGCTAAAAGTAAAGAAGCTGCCCTGAGATTAATTGAAGATGCACGCTTGTTAGAAGAAGCAGGAGTCTTTGCTCTTGTATTGGAAACAATACCTATGGAGATTGCCAGGATTGTTAGTAAAGAACTAAAGATCCCTGTTATAGGAATAGGAGCTGGCCCTTATTGTGATGGTCAGGTTCTGGTCTTCCATGATTTATTAGGATTTGATGATCAGTTTAAACCCAAGTTTCTTCGAAAATATAACAACTTAGGTCATGAAATAAAACAATCTCTGACTAGCTATCTAAATGATCTTGATAATAATACCTTTCCCGATGACAGTGAAAGCTATCATCTCAATCAGGATGTTTACCAGGAAATCAAAAAGGAGTTGTCTTTTGATGAAGATAGTTAA